One region of Triticum aestivum cultivar Chinese Spring chromosome 6B, IWGSC CS RefSeq v2.1, whole genome shotgun sequence genomic DNA includes:
- the LOC123135273 gene encoding probable E3 ubiquitin-protein ligase ATL44, which produces MPTPASLVHSSSSTAAAASSSSSSAPAAMISIDPNMVVILAALLCALVCLAGLALVARCTCRHARRSLPFAGNSITMTLPLPPRGLKKKAIDALPVTAVKEGHQLEEQCAICLADLVAGEELRVLPRCGHSFHVACVDAWLRTCATCPSCRATILDSSVSSSSCSPPAPPLAAPGRCRSCGAACDGDSVATSASADTDGSSFLP; this is translated from the coding sequence ATGCCAACTCCAGCGAGCCTTGTCCACTCTAGCTCTagcaccgccgccgctgcctcctcaTCTTCGTCGTCGGCGCCGGCGGCCATGATCTCCATCGACCCCAACATGGTGGTCATCCTGGCCGCCCTCCTCTGCGCGCTCGTCTGCCTCGCCGGCCTCGCCCTCGTCGCGCGCTGCACCTGCCGCCACGCCCGCCGCTCTTTACCGTTCGCCGGCAATAGCATCACCATGACCTTGCCTCTTCCTCCCCGAGGCCTGAAGAAGAAGGcaatcgacgcgctccccgtcacGGCAGTGAAGGAAGGGCACCAGCTGGAGGAGCAGTGCGCCATCTGCCTGGCGGACCTGGTCGCCGGGGaggagctccgggtgctgccgcgGTGCGGCCACTCCTTCCACGTCGCCTGCGTCGACGCCTGGCTCCGAACGTGCGCCACCTGCCCCTCCTGCCGCGCCACCATCCTCGATTCGTCAGTGTCCTCCTCGTCCTGCTCGCCGCCGGCGCCACCGCTCGCAGCCCCGGGCCGGTGCCGGAGCTGTGGAGCGGCCTGTGACGGCGACAGCGTGGCCACTTCTGCTTCTGCTGACACGGACGGGAGCAGCTTCTTGCCGTAG